CTTGGTTTTATGGTTATGGTAAAGTTGACACCCATGGAATGTGTTTACATTTGTagtaatctgtgtgtgtgtgtgtgtgtgtgtgtgtgtcagggtgAGTGATGAGAAAGATGCTCGGGGCTACCTGCAGGCTCTGGCCACTAAGATGACAGAAGAGCTGGAGGGGCTGAGAAGCAGCAGCCTGGGAGCGAGAGCCACggtaaataaacacaaacacttcgTCTGTCTGCTGCAGAACTAAAGGAAATcccttcttgttgttgttgttgttgttgttggtagAAACTAGTTCAgtaattatacattttaaaatgatgaagcCAAAGTGTAGCTTGAATGAATATCATCAAAGAAGACAGTCTTTTGCTCCTTTACACTGACAGATAAGTCGAGGAGTGGTGAGTCCCTTTCTGTCTTGTGATTCACTCAGTTTCAGCTTCTGTCTCCGTTTCAGGACATGCCGTGGAAAATGCGGCGTTTGGCCAAGCTGGACATGTCTGCACGCCTGGAGCTGCAGTCGGCTCTGGACGCTGAGATCAGGGCAAAGCAGAGCATCCAGGACGAGCTGAACAAAGTAAAGGCCAACAACATTTCCACAGAATGGTATGACTGCTaaacttgtcttttttttaaaaacaacttaaaaacaCTTTTGCTAAACGACAGCTAACGTATCATTGTGTCTGATCGATCAGTAAACTGCAGGATGTTGAAAGTAAAAACCAGGAACTGCTGGCTGAGATTGAGCGTCTGAAAAAGGAGACGGAGGAGCTGCGGCTACGGCGAGGTGAGTACGCGTGCTGTGGCTGAATGGGCGCTGTGCACTGAAACCTTTGGAGATTATCACACTACAGGAGGGTTACGCAACAATCAGACGCTCGGGACTCTTAATGTGCTGTGTACAGAAAAATGTATTGTTGCTTGGGGCTCATGAATCTGCCCCCCAGCTCTTTGAGGCAGTCCTGTGACTCGTGTAAGTCACCCTTTGATGTTTTGATATTGTGTTCTTAACAATGGTTGTCTTATTTGTCCTGTGACTATAGGTGTCAAGCACCAGGATTCCCAGAATTCCTTCTTGGCTTTTCTCAATGCCCCCACCTCAGCTCTCGACCAGTTCGATGTAAGCATTAACGAGAAAATCTGGTTATGAGCACAACAATGTGTCTACCTCAAATGAAAGATTCAAATCCATGACTTTAAATTCTCTGCTCTCCattaagatgttgttgttttcttcacgctttcattatttatttttttcaccagtttttatttttgttttgtcttttgttttcctCACATCACTTCCTGCTACACAAGGATTCTTAttcctcatcctcatcttctTTAATTGAGTTTTGGGAAGATGTAAGTTTATCTTGGTTAGTTGggggtcagtgtgtgtgtctgtgtgtgtgtgtatgcacatgCAACAGTAGCTGTATGCTGTAGGACTGAACATATGAACTAGATGAGAAGATGGTGTATGTGCATACTgtagatttgtgtgtgtgtgtgttaccgtATGGAAACGTGGGTCAGACAGTATTAGCTGTTATTTGAAGAAGGAAAACTTGTTTATATTGTGCTCTTATAACAAGATGATTTAAAAGTGGCTCCACAGGATGGGTTTCACATTTCAGCTCACATATATTagttaaaactaaaactacatgTGATTCTACtaagataaaaatgaaaatatagatGAACTATCCTTTTAGTTTCTGTTAGTTTGGTTTAAAAAACTTGCCTCGAGAGGTTTTGATGGGCGTGTTTTATGGAGACTCTGAGTCAGCTGCCCTTTAAAACTTGTGTAACTCTATGACCTAAATCTGagactaaaaactaaaataaaactaaacattttcaaacattaaaaactaaagTGGAAGAAGAAAATCCACTGAagctaaactgaattaaaaaactAACCAGAAAATGCAAAACTCTAATAACTGGTTATTTGTACCATATCTAAGCCCACAATCCTTTGAGTTTGGCGACAGAGCGTAGGACGCATACTGATCTTTcactttctcttttcatgtagtCGAGAAGGACGTCAGGAGAATCATTTTGTCTATAACAGTTGAAATTAGGAGGGTTTGATAGTGAGTATGAGCCCAGGCAGTGAGAGTGAAGTAAACGAGTGTCGAGGGCTGACAAAAAGTGAGTTTGCACTGGAGCACCAAAGGCAGCATGAAAACACAACAGTAGTTGATTTCCAGTCTACATCTTCTGACTGTCAGTATTGCACTGGCCTGCAGTTTTTACTTCAGGCTAAACTGGATCTGCTGCGTCTGGCCTCCTTAGAAGCTACATGACCTCCATGTTTGCTGCTAACATGAGAGCATTTTGGATTGAAGCTGCTCAGCGAGGGAATAATAATATTGTGGCAGCTTCTCTAAACACACTGAGGACAAACGGGGAAAAGTGGAGTTTGCAGAATATGTCCACTTTTAAAAGGAGATGTTTTCATTGTTTCCAGTGCAGTCAGATTCATTTTACCTGCTTTAAGAAAATAACATGGCTTTATAGTttaattcaatatttagtatgaaCACTTGTGAAGGTGGACATTTCTTGTAGTCCTTGTATTTAGATGCTTGCTAGGCTACTGGACTGGCTCTACTTTGGCTTTCTAGAGCGAGAACCTGAGAAAACAACATCATTCACAAACTTGAAGTATTTGTCCAGTCAGGCCTGTCACTGTTCTCTCTACTGCATTTCCTTAGTAGCTCCTTCCTCATTACATGTGTACTTTTCCACCATGTCTGCAGCACAGCCCTCATGGATACAGGAATCTAATGCAGTGCTTCCCAACCAGGCTCGCTGTGCCCCAGCGTGATGTTACACAGTTCATTTGACTGAAACAAGCAGCTTAAATTCAACAAAGCGACTGaactgaaaaatgtttgtttgagCAGAAAATGATGGATGCAGGTGTGGTGAATCATGAGCTAGAgctgataaaaatgtaaatcGATGGTTTTCTATTAGTGTCATTGTGCTGCAGAGGAAACGCTGCATTGGCCGGACATGGTTGGGAATCACGGGTCTAATGTAGTACAGCCTTTTTCTCCCATTTTCATGTGTCTCCCGGAGTCTGTTTAAAGATGTTTTCAGCCTTTCTGACATTCACTCATCTGTGTCTCTGCCTCTCCTCCTGCCACTGAAGCACTCGCCGTCCGTCGGCCCAGCTAGCAAAGGCAGACGTGTAAGCACCATCACAGATGTGTAGTCTCGTCACGCTGGTTCAtttgtgtggctgtgtgtttgcatggcaggtgtttgtttgaatttgtCAGATTGTGCCTGTATGTGGTGCTGCTACGggtgctttgtttgtttgcatggTTTCTGGTGGATGCTTGGCACGGGCACTGGGCTGTGATGTGTGATACTGTTGTGCTTTGAAAGTGTTTGCTGTGTGTATTATGGTGACAGCCCTTTCCTATTAGCATGGATGCTGGCTAGCTGTTCTTCTTCATTTTCCCTCATCGCCTTCCTTTTACAccttcctccctctcctcccgTTTGTCGCACCTTTCTTACTCTCTGTTCTCTCTTGCAATTTTCCTCTCTCCACAGGTGGACTCTGTGGATAATTTCACCCCCTCCAACACTCCGTCTCGGGAAGATGACCCCAAGTCCCACCTTAAGCCCCGCTCTCGTTCACCTTCCATGGCTAGTGACATAGAGCCAATAGAGGTTAGCCATTCCCTAAATCTGGGCAAGAAACCCACAGCTCCAGCGTCTCAGCCTCGTTTGCTAACCAGCAGCACATTAGCCTCTCAGACTGAGGTTAAATATTATGCAGCAAGTAAACATCAGAGCTCTGCTGAAAACCAAAGAACATCACTGGCAGCTCGTTTATCCAGCATGATGTGGATCTTCTCATGGCTGAACATTTGTGTGATCCTGAAGCTTCACCAAGCTTGTTCTTTGCGACACAACGATTCTTCACGTTTTTATAGGACGAAACAGtgatgatgttttttgtgttgttgttcacGTAGTTGATCGATCATCCTCGCTCAGTTCAGACGCCCACCATGCGCTCAGGAGGTTATGGCAGTATCGGGCGCTCCTCACCTAAGGTTAGTCATCGATTACTCGCCGCTGAACAACCACGGCTCAAGTTTCTCTGTTTGATAACCGCTCGTTATGCCCTCTGCAGCCCAAAGCACATCAGTTTGTAGTGAAGACATTCAACACACCCACTAAGTGTAACCAGTGCACCTCTCTGATGGTGGGGCTCATCCGTCAAGGCTGTACGTGCGAAGGTGAGCGCGAGAGGAACGGCCGGGGGATGTTTGACACGATTCAGTACTTCTACAGTCACAGCCCTGACCCGTCTCCCTCTGTCCTTCTAGTGTGCAACTTTTCCTGCCATGTAACGTGTGCGGACAAAGCTCCAGCTGTGTGCCCCGTGCCGCAGGACCAGACCAAGGGCCCGCTGGGCATCGACCCTCAGAGGGGGATCGGTACTGCTTACGAAGGACACGTCAGGGTGAGTGAAGGCTCAGAGACCTGTGAGGGACCGGTTCTAAAGAATGCAAATGTCTGCAGTGTGTACGATCCTCGCCGTTTAGAAACCGCTGACGCTGGACGCTTGGCGAGATGCAGGACTGATCGCACTGATGCACAGATCTAAGAGGTCTGTTAATgaactgtttgtgtttgtaggtGCCCAAACCAACCGGGGTGAAAAAGGGTTGGCAGAGGGCGATGGCTGTGGTCTGTGACTTTAAATTGTTCCTCTATGAACTGGGAGAAGGAAAAGCAACACAGCCAAGTGTGGTAGTCAGTCAAGTCATAGATATGAGGTAAGAACTCCTCCTGAAACTAAGAAAAGCATTTAAGGAAGAATTGCCTGCTTCTGGTTTTTTAGTTTCTAAGTAAATGTCAGTAAAAGTCACCAGAATGTGACTTTTGTGTTTTGgataaaatgtgtgttttacagACGCATGCGAGTAAATTATGATGgaaatctttgttttctgacACATTTAAACCCaaagattcatttaaaaaagagaaaaatgaatcAGTCGTTAAAATAATGACACAAAGGGGAGCTCGGCCATCAGCTGGTGTCAGTCCCAGCCCACATCAGCTGGTATCCAGTCGGTGGACTGAAGCTGCTGTAGCACGCTTACAGTCGATGGgcatctgcaagctgctttgcaactcACCTCCACCCTTCATGCTGGGTTAGACATAAACAATAGTGCTGTTGCTCTCCCAGTCGTGCATGTGGAAATAACCAGCGCCTGTTAACTGCAGCGCCGTGACGGGAACATTTCTAACAGTTTcttcaaaaatgttttggaCTTGCGGCGGAGCCTTTAGTGACGAGCATCGTTTCAAAGCAAGAGTACAAAATGTTAACGTGCGATGAAAACACTGATCTCAATCTTTCACTCAGGGATGAAGAGTTTTCAGTCAGTTCAGTCCTGGCCTCTGATGTCATCCACGCCAGCCGCAAGGATATTCCCTGTATATTCAGAGTGAGTACCTGTCCACGCCGTGCGTGTCAGTAAAGCGGCTCCTGGGTCAGGGCTGCGTGCACAGTCGTGTTTGTATTTCTAATGATTGTCGTTGCCAAAGAACCATATTATGACAACTGGATGAACTTGAAGAAGAGATGCGTCAAACGCCAAAATAATCTCTTTCAAACACATAATGTGACCCTTCATCGtccctcctctttcctcaggTGACGGCGTCCCAGCTGTCCCCCTCCAGCAGCCACAAGCCCTCCATCCTGATCCTGGCCGACAGCGACCAGGAGAGGACCAAGTGGGTGGGCCTCCTCAGTGAGCTCCACCGCATCCTGAAGAGGAACAAGCTCAAGGAGCGCTTCGTCTACGTCCCCAAGGAGGCTTACGACAGCACCCTGCCCCTCATCAAGACGACACAGTCTGCTGCTATCATAGGTGGGCGCTCAACAAAGAGCGTCACCAACACGCTCAACCCTCAGCAAGTGTTAAAGGAAATCGCGACCCAAAAACTCTGTGTTGTCATCTGACCCGAGTTCAGTCGTGTTTTAGAAATGCACCGTTTAATCATCACAGGAGCCGTTACCTGCCAAAGTCAGACAAAGACCCTCCCAGCAGTTTATCGATAGTTTTGAGTTTTCAGTACAGTCTTTGTCTCCTCAGCGCTGCTGTCTCACCTCATTTGTTTTACTCTCAGATCACGAGCGCGTCGCCCTGGGCAACGAGGAAGGCCTTTTTGTCATCCATGTCACCAAAGATGGTAGGATCTGTGTTGATGTTTTTGGTGCTTGAGAAGAGTTCCCGGCTGTGCGACTTGTGTCGCCTCTCCTTTCTGCCTCTTTTCCCTCACTCCTCCCTCTGTCCTCAGAGATAATCCGGGTGGGGGACAACAAAAAGGTGCACCACATTGACCTGATGCTCCAGGAGCAGCTGCTGGCGGTCATCTCCGGCAGGAACCGCCACGTCCGCCTCTTCCCCACGCAGGCCCTGGACGGCCGCGAGACCGAGTTCTACAAGCTGGCGGAGACGAAAGGCTGCCAGACCATCGTGTCGGGTCCGGTCCGCAACGGCTCGATCACCTGCCTCTGCGTGGCCATGAAGAATAAAATCATATGTTACGAGGTCAGAAAAAGCTCACGCTTGCTAACCCTCGAGGCTTCTGCCACGTCTCACTTGATGTGACTTGATGTGATGTGCTGACACTCCTGCAGGTGAATAAGAGTAAAATGCGTCACCGTCGGCTGCGGGAGCTGCAGGCCCCAGGGCCGGTTCAGTGGATGGGTCTGCTCAGTGAGCGTCTCTATGTGGGCTATCAGTCTGGCTTCATGCGCTACAGGTACTTTACATCATTACAGCTGCGCTCCTCTGAGCCCTTCAGCGTACACAAGTCTGACTTTGTGCTCCTGAAACCCTCCACAGTGTCCATGGGGACATGTCCCCTGTCAGCCTGCTCCACGCTGAGGACCACACACTGGCCTTCATCCCTCAGCAGGGCCTGGACGCCCTCTGTGCCGTGGAGATCTCCAGCAaggagctgctgctgtgcttcAGTGCCATCGGCGTGTACGTGGACTCACAGGGCCGCAGGTCGCGGCAGCAGGAGCTCATGTGGCCGGCTGTGCCCATCGCAGCCTGTGAGTGCGCGCTGTTACAGTTTGATACACAGATGTGTGAATGCGACACGCGTGTGCGAGGCAGTCACCCTGTGCTTATACAACTCAACGTGACTGTTGGGCCGTTACAGGatgttgtttgtatttgtgtacaTTTTATCTGAAAGAGTGAAACTGCGATCTCAGCTGCTGTATTATGTTCCTCAGGCTACAACGCCCCCTACCTGTCCGTGTACAGCGAGAACGCCGTGGATGTGTTTGATGTCAACACCATGGAGTGGATTCAGACCATCCCGGTCAAAAAGGTCGGTGTCTGTGTGAAAGTGACTGAAGCTTCAGCAGTTTTGGAAATAACTCAGTCTCACCTTTGATGGCTGCACAGATCAGTCAGCTTTAAACACTGATGTGTGTGGTGTGTATGTACGGTGACTCCAGGGACTAAACTAAAAGCTCACAGGTCACAAGTTGGTCTGAATCTTAGCAGATTTGCTGATTTCTCTGCTCGCCCTCCAGATGCGACCTCTGAATGTGGACGGCTCTCTGAACCTGCTGGGGCTGGAAACCGTGCGCCTTATCTACTTTAGAAACAAGATGGCCGGTAAGATCGCTCTCTGTGCCGTGTGAGGTGAAGAATACGTTCTCAGTCTCTTTTTAGCATTTTTCGGTTAAATGTCTTTATTATTAAGCGTAGGATTAACTGCAAACTACTGTAGTGGCAGGTCAGGATCCAGCTGATGTGACCTGCTTATATAACAGCATAAGACCAAATTACAGCGTGGCAAACTTAAAGGTTAATCGGCGCTAGGCCACATGTCATCACGACCCTCACAGATGGAAGTAGCTGATGTTTGCGTCACGTGACATGCAATAAGTTAAAGGAAGTcgcacataaaaacaaaaagtcctcTCTGTTGCCAGTTTGAATCTTCCTCCTGGTTTTAATCTGTGTCCAGCATCAGCAGCCAAACGATGATCTTTGTTGATCTTTCAGAGGGCGACGAGCTGGTCGTCCCGGAGACGTCAGACAACAGCCGGAAGCAGATGGTGCGCAGCATGAACAACAAGAGACGCTACTCGTTCAGAGTGCCGGAAGAGGAGCGACTTCAGCAGAGGAGGTAGTTTACCTGAAGCTTTGTACTCGCTGCGAGGAGCTCTCGGAGAATTCACCGTTATTTCCCCAAAGCTGCTCTCACCACGCTGAGCTGTTTTCTAATGCTGATGAATGATGGCCTGGTCCCGATGGTTGTGGATCTATATTTTTAACTGAACCAGCTGTATTAGCATCATCATTGTAGggaggaaaaagtgaaaaacctCTTTGCTCTCTTTGACGCTCTGATCCTGTGTCTGTGATTCCAGAGAGATGCTGCGAGATCCCGAGATGAGGAACAAACTGATCTCCAATCCAACCAACTTCAACCACGTGGCTCACATGGGACCAGGAGATGGGATCCAGATCCTGAAAGATCTGCCCATGGTACATCTGCATACACACGAACATGCTTCCTGTGAGCGTGCGATCCCTGACGTGTTCACACACTGAAGCCCCCTCACCCTCACACTGACACTGTCTGGTCCTGAGTTGTGTGTCTGTAGAGAGCGTGCATCATGTTTTTCTGCCccgtgcgtgcgcgtgtgtgtgttgtttacaTGCACCCTCCTCACTCCTCTCCCCCCGCActgcactctgtgtgtgtgtgtgtgtgtgtgtgtgtgtgtgtgtgtgttttctgcgTGTTTAAACCAGAACGTCCGTGTTCAGGATAGCCGAGCGGGGTTCAGCGGCTCCGTCAGCATTCCCTCCATCACCAAGAACCGGGCCGAGCCGGGCCGCTCCATGAGTGCCAGCAGCGGACTGGGCATACGTGAGTACCGGCAGTCGTGTTAGAGCTCACGTTCAGGAGAGGTTCGTCTGTCAGATGCTGTGGCTTCATGTTCGCCGCCTCCTCTCGTCTCTGCAGGCTCGTCCTCGCAGAATGGCAGCGCTCTGCGCAGGGAGCTGTCAGGGGGAAGCTACGGGTCCAAACGCCAGACCATGACCTCTCCTTCCGAGAGCTCCCTGTCCTCTGGCGGAGGGGTGGACTGCGGTGATGCTCCGCTCTCACAGTTCGACAGAGAGGTCAGTGAACATGCAGCTTCACTCTGAGTATTAAACAGAAAGTGTTTCGTCCAAACAAACTAACCTCGCCATTAACTAAATAACTCAGTTTTTACTGGCTGTTGGCTCGAACCTGCAACATCATGTCAATCAAACATCAGCTTCGTATGAAGTCCACATAGAGACGGTTGTTTTCTTGTTGTGAACTTTTAGCAGGTAGACATTATCAGCAGAAACTGCCTTTACTCCCCTTTGAACAAAACTCCTCCCTCCATCAGTCACGAGCATCCCGACATCTGCAGGCCGCGCTCCTCATCCCATCGCTCCGGCAGGTGTTAGCTCCCTGTGATGTCAGTAGAGACCGTTATTGCCATGATTCTTGCTTTTAGCTCTTTTAGGTCGGATGAGAGCCAATCAGACTCCAGTCTGGCACTGGTGGTGCAACATCGCTCATAATGGTTTCCGGCAACATCACTTCTAAGTTGTTTTCACTCGCATGAAGTGACTCTGATCGAGAGTAcaggaaaaaattaaaagttatGGGCGAcgtctgccccccccccccagtcccCTTGTCATTCCCCCTGCTGGTCCTCCCTTCCCATTGGACGTTGTCAACTCCATCCTGCCCCATCTCGCCTCCCTCCATCCTAACTCAGCTGTTCCCTGCTTCGTGCCTGtcccccctcccttttccttcatccctCCCCACCCCAGCATGTTGTCTGTGGGCTGGGCGCTGAGTCTGAACTCTCCTCTGCAGTGGCAGGCAGTCTCACCGTCGGAGAAGACCCCCGATCTGAAAAGGGCTTTAAGGACCCTGCTTAGTAAGATGAAGGTAACGTCAACAGCTGCAAACACACAACTGAGAGCACCGTGTCACTGTgtatcagacacacacacacacacacacacacacacacacacacacaccactgagAGTCTGTGGCCCCCTTCGCTGCACCATTTCAGCACCGTCACATCAGCAGCCTCTGATTGGTTTGTTGCATCTCTCAGCTGCACCATCTGGCCTTCGTGTCATCGCCTTTCGTTGCCGATGGAGTGACGCGGCGCTGCTTCACCATCGCTAATCACAGAGCATGTGTGCTTCCATACTGCCCCCCGATGGCCTGCCCATGTTTCCTAACCAGGAGCTGTCAGCTTAGAGCACAACCAGACCTCAGGTTAATCAGCAGGTGATGGGAAATGAATACAGAGTAAAGGAACAATGTCACAAACTTGaataaacagataaatattTTGGCATTAATAATCCACACAAGTTTTCAATGCATGATGTTTCCTCGTTTGCCGTTCCATCGTTGTATTGGTGGTGCCACCCAGGAGGCCCCTGGTTATAAGACTGTGCCGtcacacaaaggaaaaaaaactccagAAATTCTCTCATGATAGAGAACAAGAGTGTGCATGCTTGAGTGACGCGTGTCAGGTCACTGTTTAGTCGATGTGGGCGGGAGCACAGTGTAGCTGCGCCTTTGCTGCCCATCTACACTGACTCATGCAGCTGTGCTTCGTGTAGCCGTAGTGTGACTGTGCTCTTTAGTATTTTATAGCTGGGGTGTGTTTAGATGGGATATAAATAGACGATTGGATCGGTGAACTGTAAGAAACGTACATTACACAGTGTATGAAACACCCAGGACATCAGTGAGCTGGGAGGAGCCTCACACACTGTACATCACTACAAGGGTGAAAGGGGTGAagcaagcccccccccccacacacacacacaccctcccccCACCACCAGCTCGGCCTGCCtgcatgtttgttttccttcagcTGATCATTTCTGGTCAATCGAGCCGTTCATCTGCATAAGCGGAAGACGAGGCGGGGGCGGGTCAGCGTCACTCAGTCTGACTTCCTGTCTGCCCCGCCGTCACAAAAAGCAGATTAATGAGCAGCGCATGTGCAGCAAGCACTCGTCATCAGTAGCTGTTAGGAGCAGACAGAGGCGCAGCTTCATCTGTCGTACGCGTCCCAGTTTACTTTGTGGAAGGGATCGTCTAATTTCTCCAACTCTTCCCTCTTTCCTCCAGGATTCAGACTCCCCGCGCCACTCCACGGCCTCCAACAGCTCCACCTTCAGCAGCCCTCCCAGCCCGGCCTCCCCACACAAGACCAAGTCCCTGTCCTTGGAGAGCACAGAAAGGATGGGCTGGGACACATGAGCCCCCAGCGGCCCATCCAACCCCCCTCACCCACCCACCGACTGACCCATCAACCGACCCACCGACCGACAGCACAGGACTCCAAATTCTCCAACTCTTCCTTTTTTGAATATTGTTCCCTCACTGCCCAGAGAACTGCACCTCCTGCTCACCACTCCCTCCCAAAGAAGATTTGTCCCACTTTACCCCCCCCCGCACTGTGTCTCAGCGTTCTTCCACAGTGGGGCCGAAACACTCGCTAGAAAGCGAGGGACAAGCTATCAAATACTATCAGTGGTGTACATGTGGGTGCTGATgttttgcttgtgtgtgtgtgagtgtgagagagagagagagagagaaggtgtGTGTGATGTTGGGCAGGTGATGCGGGAACAGGAAGCTCCCATTTTGGCTCTTTTTGGTCAACTTGTCGAGATTCACTGAGAGACTCTTAAAAAGTCACGATGCAATCCAAAAAGAAGATGAAATATTATTGAGAGCAGAAGGTTTGTACTTGTACATAGGACCCGCCGGGATTCAGGGGGAcagtgttttaatttatttatcaaTCATAGACGAGGAAAGGGAGCTCTGCTGCTTTGTGGCCGAAGCAGACGGGTGGATTTAACCCCCCCCACCACCTGCTTTCTCTCTGGGtgctgcaaaaaaaacaaaaaaatttaaaaaggaattacttttattttttgctcctGCTACTAAGTGCAGTGActttataacatttttaatttccacCATCAGCAAAAAGCTCCAACAGCGGCTCCTGTCACATCACACGACAAACTCATTCGGTTCCTCAGAGCGAACGACATCATCAGGGGTGCGCGTCCTCCGTCGTAGACGCTCCACGTTGTCCAGCCAAAACTCCCGTCACAGTCATGTACATAGGTTCAGAGTAGAGAGTAATATATGATAAGGAAAATACTATAGAGAACTACACGGGACGGAAAACTCCTCCTTTATTTTCCCGCTTTTGTTTGGAGTGATTCCGGGTTGTATCGCACTCGAAGCCAttttaaaaccactttttttgtttttactgatttattttagatttgtttgttttcatgttgtttctatgacgtacgtgtgtgtgcgtgtgcgcgcaTCCCTCCCCTCCACGGgatgagtggaaaaaaaaaaaaagaagctgactTGTGTATCGGCACTGCtgcctgtacacacacacacacacacacacacacacacacacacacacacacacacacaggcggtTGTTGCCTTGTTGTGCTCCTCTGACTGTTGGCGGTGTTTGAAAGGTCGCTGAGATGAGCTCCGTTTCACCAGATACGGACAAAAGAGGGCGACGCTGCGACTTTGCTCATTCCAACGAATGTTTTAATGACTCGTGAAAATTTGTAAGAGGAGGGATTAAAAAAATGAGAATGTAAACAGTGCGAGGAAGTCACACCTGGGTTTGTGTTCTGGAGGCGATGGAGTAAATGACCTCTGTGctgcctgttgttgttgtgtgaacTGAACAGGGCCGGAGCTCTGAGCCGCCTCCACGGCactactttactttacttttcctttgtCAGAGTGGAaaggcctttaaaaaaaatagaagaggGGGGAAATGGTGTGGCAGCTTCTGGCTGCAGAGCAGGGCATTCACAGCCAAAAACCTGTTACCTCTGTTCATCTCCTGTGATTTCCAAGCAGACTGAAAGGCATTTTGTCCCGAGGGACACGGCGGCGTGGCATTATCTGTGCAAAGAACCCACAGAGAGGGTTTTAGCCTCGCTCCACGTGATTCCACTCGTCCTGTTTGTCAGAAAGGGAAAACTCTTCAGTGGTCATTCCCCCTGTGGAAACACAGCAAAGAGCTGCAGACAGCTCATTCCAggtgttattatttttattttattattttttaatttgaagaGAGAGGTTTAGAGCTCCCAGCTGGTTTTACTCCAAATATcttaggacttttttttttaa
The genomic region above belongs to Pelmatolapia mariae isolate MD_Pm_ZW linkage group LG15, Pm_UMD_F_2, whole genome shotgun sequence and contains:
- the cdc42bpab gene encoding serine/threonine-protein kinase MRCK alpha isoform X5, giving the protein MSGEVRLKKLEKLILDGPAQSNGQCLSVETLLDILVCLYDECNNSPLRREKNVLEFLEWAKPFTSKVKQMRLHKEDFEILKVIGRGAFGEVAVVKVKNTDKVFAMKILNKWEMLKRAETACFREERDVLVNGDCQWITTLHYAFQDDNNLYLVMDYYVGGDLLTLLSKFEDRLPEEMAKFYLAEMVLAIDSVHQLHYVHRDIKPDNILLDMNGHIRLADFGSCLKLMEDGTVQSSVAVGTPDYISPEILQAMEDGKGKYGPECDWWSLGVCMYEMLYGETPFYAESLVETYGKIMNHKERFQFPQQITDVSEEAKDLIRRLICSREHRLGQNGIEDFKQHPFFAGIDWDNIRMCEAPYIPEVSSPTDTSNFDVDDDCLKNSETMPPPSHTAFSGHHLPFVGFTYTSKCTLSDRGCLRQLGGEPGKAGQDKLDVEVQRSLEDSLATEAYERRIRRLEQEKLELSRKLQESTQTVQALQHTGEGPLSANKEVEIRSLKSEIDILKKQIADSGQLEKQLEDVTLARRDLEDSSKHIKTLEKQMKSITQERDDLQKDLMDASEKLKSQSKELKEAHSQRKLAMQEFSELNEKLTDLRSVKQRLVRQLRDKEEEMESQNQKVEALRLEVRKAERAKKEMEAQVEEQAAEAQKEKKLRERNEQYSRQLEEELEGLKVKQAGPSAAPAPADQTQEVGRLRGEMEKKTMFFEEELARRGAQYSAELKALRKELRDAESQQLNLQKEILMLKDKLEKTRRESDDSMSQSEREELETEYKQEYERERVLLTEENKKLSSELDKLTTMVEKMSSSNRQLEDEMRGLADKKESVAHWEAQITEIIQWVSDEKDARGYLQALATKMTEELEGLRSSSLGARATDMPWKMRRLAKLDMSARLELQSALDAEIRAKQSIQDELNKVKANNISTECKLQDVESKNQELLAEIERLKKETEELRLRRGVKHQDSQNSFLAFLNAPTSALDQFDHSPSVGPASKGRRVDSVDNFTPSNTPSREDDPKSHLKPRSRSPSMASDIEPIELIDHPRSVQTPTMRSGGYGSIGRSSPKPKAHQFVVKTFNTPTKCNQCTSLMVGLIRQGCTCEVCNFSCHVTCADKAPAVCPVPQDQTKGPLGIDPQRGIGTAYEGHVRVPKPTGVKKGWQRAMAVVCDFKLFLYELGEGKATQPSVVVSQVIDMRDEEFSVSSVLASDVIHASRKDIPCIFRVTASQLSPSSSHKPSILILADSDQERTKWVGLLSELHRILKRNKLKERFVYVPKEAYDSTLPLIKTTQSAAIIDHERVALGNEEGLFVIHVTKDEIIRVGDNKKVHHIDLMLQEQLLAVISGRNRHVRLFPTQALDGRETEFYKLAETKGCQTIVSGPVRNGSITCLCVAMKNKIICYEVNKSKMRHRRLRELQAPGPVQWMGLLSERLYVGYQSGFMRYSVHGDMSPVSLLHAEDHTLAFIPQQGLDALCAVEISSKELLLCFSAIGVYVDSQGRRSRQQELMWPAVPIAACYNAPYLSVYSENAVDVFDVNTMEWIQTIPVKKMRPLNVDGSLNLLGLETVRLIYFRNKMAEGDELVVPETSDNSRKQMVRSMNNKRRYSFRVPEEERLQQRREMLRDPEMRNKLISNPTNFNHVAHMGPGDGIQILKDLPMNVRVQDSRAGFSGSVSIPSITKNRAEPGRSMSASSGLGIRSSSQNGSALRRELSGGSYGSKRQTMTSPSESSLSSGGGVDCGDAPLSQFDREWQAVSPSEKTPDLKRALRTLLSKMKDSDSPRHSTASNSSTFSSPPSPASPHKTKSLSLESTERMGWDT